One region of Danaus plexippus chromosome 16 unlocalized genomic scaffold, MEX_DaPlex mxdp_23, whole genome shotgun sequence genomic DNA includes:
- the LOC116771723 gene encoding hepatocyte nuclear factor 4-gamma isoform X1 yields MPVLGVGMAQEIGLRYCPTTDYILPGGYWEKNSVQYNMTYHRQHDDAQCNNTVSYNTDSDMQLETSSSEASASSTVLSQHCAICGDRATGKHYGASSCDGCKGFFRRSVRKNHLYTCRFSRNCVVDKDKRNQCRYCRLRKCFKAGMKKEAVQNERDRINCRRPSYEEPAQANGLSVVSLLNAELLSRKVIDETNNVTDAEINNRKLAKINDVCDSIKQQLLILVEWAKYIPAFTELHLDDQVALLRAHAGEHLLLGCARRSLHLRDVLLLGNNCIITKHHLDGRMDIDISMIGMRVMDEIVKPLREIDIDDTEFACLKAIVFFDPNAKGLSQPQKIKQLRYQIQINLEDYISDRQYDGRGRFGELLLCLPPLQSITWQMIEQIQFAKLFGVAHIDSLLQEMLLGGASTEATLDESSAGGEGSAGVGGDSAAAGVAGGHASPPLVPQLPPGEHVFDATFKQEPNMSPEHTARVLKTSDITLL; encoded by the exons ATGCCAGTGCTCGGCGTCGGCATGGCTCAGGAAATCGGACTGCGCTACTGTCCCACTACTGATTACATTCTACCGGGGGGGTACTGGGAGAAGAACTCCGTCCAGTATAACATGACCTACCACAGGCAGCACGACGATGCACAGTGTAACAACACAGTGTCATACAACACAG ATAGTGATATGCAGCTTGAAACGAGCAGTAGTGAGGCGAGTGCTAGCTCGACCGTGCTGTCCCAACACTGCGCTATATGTGGGGACCGAGCCACCGGCAAGCACTATGGAGCGTCCTCGTGCGACGGATGCAAGGGGTTCTTCAGACGTAGCGTCAGAAAAAACCATCTCTATACATGCAG GTTCAGCAGGAATTGTGTAGTTGACAAGGACAAACGAAATCAGTGCAGATATTGCAGACTTAGGAAGTGCTTTAAGGCCGGCATGAAGAAAGAGG CGGTCCAGAACGAACGTGATCGTATTAACTGCAGACGGCCGTCTTACGAGGAGCCGGCTCAGGCGAACGGACTGTCAGTCGTGTCGCTGTTGAACGCTGAACTACTCAGTAGGAAAGTCATTGACGAG acAAACAACGTAACAGACGCCGAGATAAACAACCGAAAGTTGGCTAAGATCAATGACGTGTGTGACTCCATCAAACAGCAACTACTCATTCTGGTGGAGTGGGCCAAGTACATACCCGCCTTCACGGAGCTGCACTTGGACGATCAG GTGGCGCTGCTGCGGGCCCACGCTGGCGAACACCTGCTGCTGGGTTGTGCTCGTCGGTCGCTCCACCTGCGAGACGTGCTGCTCCTGGGAAACAACTGCATCATCACCAAACACCATCTCG ACGGCAGAATGGATATAGACATCAGCATGATCGGCATGAGGGTGATGGATGAGATCGTCAAACCGCTCCGGGAGATCGACATAGACGACACGGAGTTCGCCTGCCTTAAGGCCATCGTCTTCTTCGATCCGA ACGCCAAGGGTCTCTCTCAGCCGCAGAAGATCAAGCAACTCCGTTACCAGATCCAAATCAACCTGGAGGACTACATCAGCGACCGTCAATACGACGGGCGCGGGCGGTTCGGCGAACTGCTGCTGTGTCTGCCGCCGCTGCAGAGCATCACCTGGCAGATGATCGAGCAGATACAGTTCGCAAAACTGTTCGGAGTCGCGCACATCGACAGCCTGCTGCAGGAGATGCTGTTGGGAG GAGCATCAACAGAAGCGACGCTCGACGAGAGTTCAGCGGGCGGGGAGGGGTCCGCGGGGGTCGGGGGCGACTCGGCGGCCGCGGGGGTTGCCGGGGGACACGCCTCGCCACCACTCGTGCCCCAACTGCCTCCCGGTGAACATGTGTTTGACGCGACCTTCAAACAGGAGCCCAACAT GAGTCCAGAACATACAGCCCGAGTACTGAAGACCTCGGATATAACACTGTTATAG
- the LOC116771723 gene encoding hepatocyte nuclear factor 4-gamma isoform X2: MRSDLMSPSELEGTDYLLSSTMRLEDSFLQILDSDMQLETSSSEASASSTVLSQHCAICGDRATGKHYGASSCDGCKGFFRRSVRKNHLYTCRFSRNCVVDKDKRNQCRYCRLRKCFKAGMKKEAVQNERDRINCRRPSYEEPAQANGLSVVSLLNAELLSRKVIDETNNVTDAEINNRKLAKINDVCDSIKQQLLILVEWAKYIPAFTELHLDDQVALLRAHAGEHLLLGCARRSLHLRDVLLLGNNCIITKHHLDGRMDIDISMIGMRVMDEIVKPLREIDIDDTEFACLKAIVFFDPNAKGLSQPQKIKQLRYQIQINLEDYISDRQYDGRGRFGELLLCLPPLQSITWQMIEQIQFAKLFGVAHIDSLLQEMLLGGASTEATLDESSAGGEGSAGVGGDSAAAGVAGGHASPPLVPQLPPGEHVFDATFKQEPNMSPEHTARVLKTSDITLL, translated from the exons ATAGTGATATGCAGCTTGAAACGAGCAGTAGTGAGGCGAGTGCTAGCTCGACCGTGCTGTCCCAACACTGCGCTATATGTGGGGACCGAGCCACCGGCAAGCACTATGGAGCGTCCTCGTGCGACGGATGCAAGGGGTTCTTCAGACGTAGCGTCAGAAAAAACCATCTCTATACATGCAG GTTCAGCAGGAATTGTGTAGTTGACAAGGACAAACGAAATCAGTGCAGATATTGCAGACTTAGGAAGTGCTTTAAGGCCGGCATGAAGAAAGAGG CGGTCCAGAACGAACGTGATCGTATTAACTGCAGACGGCCGTCTTACGAGGAGCCGGCTCAGGCGAACGGACTGTCAGTCGTGTCGCTGTTGAACGCTGAACTACTCAGTAGGAAAGTCATTGACGAG acAAACAACGTAACAGACGCCGAGATAAACAACCGAAAGTTGGCTAAGATCAATGACGTGTGTGACTCCATCAAACAGCAACTACTCATTCTGGTGGAGTGGGCCAAGTACATACCCGCCTTCACGGAGCTGCACTTGGACGATCAG GTGGCGCTGCTGCGGGCCCACGCTGGCGAACACCTGCTGCTGGGTTGTGCTCGTCGGTCGCTCCACCTGCGAGACGTGCTGCTCCTGGGAAACAACTGCATCATCACCAAACACCATCTCG ACGGCAGAATGGATATAGACATCAGCATGATCGGCATGAGGGTGATGGATGAGATCGTCAAACCGCTCCGGGAGATCGACATAGACGACACGGAGTTCGCCTGCCTTAAGGCCATCGTCTTCTTCGATCCGA ACGCCAAGGGTCTCTCTCAGCCGCAGAAGATCAAGCAACTCCGTTACCAGATCCAAATCAACCTGGAGGACTACATCAGCGACCGTCAATACGACGGGCGCGGGCGGTTCGGCGAACTGCTGCTGTGTCTGCCGCCGCTGCAGAGCATCACCTGGCAGATGATCGAGCAGATACAGTTCGCAAAACTGTTCGGAGTCGCGCACATCGACAGCCTGCTGCAGGAGATGCTGTTGGGAG GAGCATCAACAGAAGCGACGCTCGACGAGAGTTCAGCGGGCGGGGAGGGGTCCGCGGGGGTCGGGGGCGACTCGGCGGCCGCGGGGGTTGCCGGGGGACACGCCTCGCCACCACTCGTGCCCCAACTGCCTCCCGGTGAACATGTGTTTGACGCGACCTTCAAACAGGAGCCCAACAT GAGTCCAGAACATACAGCCCGAGTACTGAAGACCTCGGATATAACACTGTTATAG
- the LOC116771723 gene encoding hepatocyte nuclear factor 4-gamma isoform X3, with translation MGLCDEDSDMQLETSSSEASASSTVLSQHCAICGDRATGKHYGASSCDGCKGFFRRSVRKNHLYTCRFSRNCVVDKDKRNQCRYCRLRKCFKAGMKKEAVQNERDRINCRRPSYEEPAQANGLSVVSLLNAELLSRKVIDETNNVTDAEINNRKLAKINDVCDSIKQQLLILVEWAKYIPAFTELHLDDQVALLRAHAGEHLLLGCARRSLHLRDVLLLGNNCIITKHHLDGRMDIDISMIGMRVMDEIVKPLREIDIDDTEFACLKAIVFFDPNAKGLSQPQKIKQLRYQIQINLEDYISDRQYDGRGRFGELLLCLPPLQSITWQMIEQIQFAKLFGVAHIDSLLQEMLLGGASTEATLDESSAGGEGSAGVGGDSAAAGVAGGHASPPLVPQLPPGEHVFDATFKQEPNMSPEHTARVLKTSDITLL, from the exons ATAGTGATATGCAGCTTGAAACGAGCAGTAGTGAGGCGAGTGCTAGCTCGACCGTGCTGTCCCAACACTGCGCTATATGTGGGGACCGAGCCACCGGCAAGCACTATGGAGCGTCCTCGTGCGACGGATGCAAGGGGTTCTTCAGACGTAGCGTCAGAAAAAACCATCTCTATACATGCAG GTTCAGCAGGAATTGTGTAGTTGACAAGGACAAACGAAATCAGTGCAGATATTGCAGACTTAGGAAGTGCTTTAAGGCCGGCATGAAGAAAGAGG CGGTCCAGAACGAACGTGATCGTATTAACTGCAGACGGCCGTCTTACGAGGAGCCGGCTCAGGCGAACGGACTGTCAGTCGTGTCGCTGTTGAACGCTGAACTACTCAGTAGGAAAGTCATTGACGAG acAAACAACGTAACAGACGCCGAGATAAACAACCGAAAGTTGGCTAAGATCAATGACGTGTGTGACTCCATCAAACAGCAACTACTCATTCTGGTGGAGTGGGCCAAGTACATACCCGCCTTCACGGAGCTGCACTTGGACGATCAG GTGGCGCTGCTGCGGGCCCACGCTGGCGAACACCTGCTGCTGGGTTGTGCTCGTCGGTCGCTCCACCTGCGAGACGTGCTGCTCCTGGGAAACAACTGCATCATCACCAAACACCATCTCG ACGGCAGAATGGATATAGACATCAGCATGATCGGCATGAGGGTGATGGATGAGATCGTCAAACCGCTCCGGGAGATCGACATAGACGACACGGAGTTCGCCTGCCTTAAGGCCATCGTCTTCTTCGATCCGA ACGCCAAGGGTCTCTCTCAGCCGCAGAAGATCAAGCAACTCCGTTACCAGATCCAAATCAACCTGGAGGACTACATCAGCGACCGTCAATACGACGGGCGCGGGCGGTTCGGCGAACTGCTGCTGTGTCTGCCGCCGCTGCAGAGCATCACCTGGCAGATGATCGAGCAGATACAGTTCGCAAAACTGTTCGGAGTCGCGCACATCGACAGCCTGCTGCAGGAGATGCTGTTGGGAG GAGCATCAACAGAAGCGACGCTCGACGAGAGTTCAGCGGGCGGGGAGGGGTCCGCGGGGGTCGGGGGCGACTCGGCGGCCGCGGGGGTTGCCGGGGGACACGCCTCGCCACCACTCGTGCCCCAACTGCCTCCCGGTGAACATGTGTTTGACGCGACCTTCAAACAGGAGCCCAACAT GAGTCCAGAACATACAGCCCGAGTACTGAAGACCTCGGATATAACACTGTTATAG